The following proteins come from a genomic window of Oricola thermophila:
- a CDS encoding M48 family metalloprotease, whose protein sequence is MVRKLATWITAFALVATATATPARAQSSRLPIVRDAEIEHLLSDYATPLLKAAGVRRDRTDIVLVNSSSFNAFVSGRKIFVNTGTIVQSDTPNEVIGVLAHEIGHLAGGHQDRLRQQIDRAQTISVVTALLGMTAAIAAASGGHGSVASAGGGLAAGGAEAAKRGLLSYQRSEELTADRAAVDYLNKTGQSPRGLLTTFTKLQKNIALISDRINPYRVSHPMPRERISALETIARKSPYFNRSDPAKLQERHDMARAKILAYTAGPSAVESFARETKSAKAAQYGRAIARFLYGSPREALPMIDKLIASDPSNPYLHEIKGEIQLKAQNAAGAVEAFTKAARLDKSGSGLIQSALGHALVLAGDPQSLRRAVGELEVSLSLDPVNPVAYRHLAMAYGRLGDIGNAELATAEEKFHSGQYREAKVFAARAKRRFPKNAPQWLRADDIQRFQIPRSR, encoded by the coding sequence TTGGTCAGGAAGCTGGCGACGTGGATTACGGCCTTCGCGCTCGTCGCGACCGCGACGGCGACACCGGCGCGGGCCCAGTCATCGCGCCTGCCGATCGTGCGTGACGCGGAAATCGAACATCTCCTGTCCGACTATGCGACCCCGCTTCTCAAGGCCGCCGGCGTACGGCGCGACCGCACCGATATCGTGCTGGTGAACTCCTCCTCCTTCAACGCGTTCGTTTCGGGCCGGAAGATCTTCGTGAACACCGGGACGATCGTGCAGTCGGACACGCCGAACGAGGTGATCGGGGTGCTGGCGCACGAAATCGGCCACTTGGCAGGCGGCCACCAGGACAGGCTGCGCCAGCAGATCGACCGCGCCCAGACCATCTCGGTGGTGACGGCGCTGCTGGGCATGACGGCGGCGATCGCCGCGGCGTCCGGTGGCCACGGCTCGGTGGCAAGCGCGGGCGGCGGACTTGCGGCCGGCGGCGCGGAAGCGGCGAAGCGGGGCCTGCTCTCCTACCAGAGATCCGAGGAACTGACGGCCGACCGTGCGGCGGTCGACTATCTGAACAAGACCGGCCAGTCGCCCAGGGGCCTGCTGACCACCTTCACCAAGCTGCAGAAGAACATCGCGCTGATCAGCGACCGCATCAATCCCTACCGCGTCAGCCACCCGATGCCGCGCGAGCGCATTTCGGCGCTGGAGACGATCGCCAGGAAAAGCCCGTACTTCAACCGGAGCGACCCGGCGAAACTGCAGGAGCGCCACGACATGGCGCGCGCCAAGATCCTCGCCTACACGGCCGGTCCGTCCGCGGTTGAGAGCTTTGCCAGGGAAACGAAGAGCGCGAAGGCCGCGCAATACGGTCGGGCCATCGCAAGGTTCCTGTACGGCTCGCCGCGCGAGGCGCTGCCCATGATCGACAAGCTCATCGCTTCCGATCCGTCCAACCCCTATCTTCACGAGATCAAGGGCGAGATCCAGCTCAAGGCGCAGAACGCCGCGGGTGCAGTCGAGGCCTTCACGAAGGCGGCGCGGCTGGACAAGAGCGGCTCGGGCCTGATCCAGAGCGCGCTCGGCCATGCGCTGGTGCTGGCCGGCGACCCCCAGAGCCTGCGCCGCGCTGTCGGCGAACTGGAGGTGTCGCTCTCGCTCGACCCGGTCAACCCGGTCGCCTACCGGCATCTCGCCATGGCCTATGGCCGCCTCGGCGACATCGGCAACGCGGAACTTGCAACCGCGGAAGAAAAGTTCCATTCCGGCCAGTACAGGGAAGCAAAGGTGTTCGCCGCGCGCGCAAAGCGCCGTTTTCCGAAGAACGCGCCGCAATGGCTTCGCGCCGACGACATACAGCGTTTCCAGATTCCCCGGTCCAGATAG
- a CDS encoding pyridoxal phosphate-dependent aminotransferase — protein sequence MTILSARSRVEPFHAMDVLREANALAGAGHDVLSLAVGQPSHSAPRGVLEAAKAALDNEKLGYTDALGRMETRRAIAAHYADRYGIEVPAGRIAVTTGSSAGFSLAFLAVTDPGGRVAITAPGYPAYRNIIRALSLEPVEIATDPADDHMLTVASLEAAHRERRIDALLIASPANPTGAVTDRHHLAALMDFCRDEGIAFISDEIYHGLRYTGDDRTALSHSDDVIVINSFSKYYCMTGWRIGWMVLPEAMVRPVECLAQSLYISAPDLSQVVAPRAFECTDELERIKDGYRANRELLLERLPAMGISFAAPPDGAFYAWCDVGAHTNDSMDFARRMLSEIHVAAAPGLDFDPVNGSRYMRFSYAGSTDTIARALDRMADWLGN from the coding sequence ATGACCATCCTGTCCGCCCGCAGTCGGGTCGAACCGTTTCACGCGATGGACGTGCTTCGCGAGGCGAATGCGCTTGCGGGGGCGGGCCACGACGTCCTGTCGCTCGCGGTCGGGCAGCCCTCGCATTCGGCGCCGCGCGGGGTGCTCGAGGCGGCGAAGGCGGCACTCGACAACGAGAAGCTCGGCTATACCGACGCGCTGGGTCGCATGGAGACCCGCCGCGCCATTGCCGCGCACTATGCGGATCGCTACGGCATCGAGGTGCCGGCCGGGCGCATTGCCGTGACGACGGGGTCTTCCGCGGGTTTCTCGCTGGCCTTTCTCGCCGTCACCGATCCGGGCGGGCGGGTTGCGATCACTGCGCCGGGCTATCCGGCGTACCGGAACATCATCAGGGCGTTGTCGCTGGAACCCGTGGAGATCGCGACAGATCCGGCGGACGATCACATGCTCACCGTGGCCTCGCTGGAGGCCGCGCATCGCGAAAGGCGCATCGACGCGCTGCTGATCGCCAGCCCGGCCAATCCCACCGGCGCGGTTACCGACCGCCACCACCTTGCCGCGCTCATGGATTTTTGCCGCGACGAGGGGATCGCCTTCATCTCCGACGAGATCTATCACGGCCTGCGATATACCGGCGACGACCGGACCGCGCTTTCGCACTCCGACGACGTGATCGTCATCAATTCCTTTTCCAAGTACTATTGCATGACCGGCTGGCGCATCGGCTGGATGGTGTTGCCGGAGGCCATGGTCCGCCCGGTCGAATGCCTTGCGCAGAGCCTCTACATCTCGGCGCCGGACCTGTCCCAGGTCGTCGCGCCGCGTGCGTTCGAATGCACGGATGAGCTGGAAAGGATCAAGGACGGCTACCGGGCCAACCGCGAGCTTCTGCTCGAACGCCTGCCGGCCATGGGCATTTCCTTCGCCGCGCCGCCCGACGGCGCCTTCTACGCCTGGTGCGATGTCGGCGCGCATACCAACGATTCGATGGATTTCGCGCGGCGGATGCTGTCGGAGATCCACGTCGCCGCCGCGCCCGGCCTCGACTTCGATCCGGTCAACGGTTCGCGTTACATGCGCTTTTCCTATGCGGGATCGACCGACACGATCGCCCGTGCGCTTGATCGAATGGCCGACTGGCTGGGCAACTAG
- a CDS encoding Rne/Rng family ribonuclease: protein MSNKMLIDASHREETRVVVVKGNRLEEFDFESEHKKQIRGNIYLAKVTRVEPSLQAAFVDYGGNRHGFLAFSEIHPDYYQIPLADRQALLDEEERLAEQEDDEADNGESRRPRKRRGNRKGRGRRNGAQAGVPEAEPVAMEAILADWEARQAETDDDGNGDSSATMAARAEAGDDNVISEPMPDDEDETSADGDDDEENGNRGRRGRRRGKAARGRSRDNEADADDDDEDDDEDEIDTVGSDDAIEEARPRQRVTRRQYKIQEVIKRRQIILVQVVKEERGNKGAALTTYLSLAGRYSVLMPNTARGGGISRKITNAADRKRLKEIVKDLEVPKGMGVILRTAGANRTKAEIKRDYEYLMRLWDNVRELTLASTAPTLVYEEGSLIKRSIRDLYNKDISEILVAGEDAYREAKDFMRMLMPSHARMVQPWRDPQPIFAKTGIEPQLDALIQPNVRLKSGGYLTINQTEALVAIDVNSGKSTREHSIEDTALQTNLEAAEEVARQLRLRDLAGLIVIDFIDMEENRNNRAVEKKLKDCLKNDRARIQVGRISHFGLMEMSRQRMRASVLESTMQPCPHCGGTGHVRSQQSVALHVIRSLEDYLMRNGKHHVQVRTDSDTALYILNHKRDTLTEMEGRFGLRIAIVADDDLGTDLFAIDKGEISDLPRVEPIRPDYGDAEDDDYVVPEIDDETEEKLKAEDEEDDGRRKKRRRRRRGRGRAEGEETETEVRAEETDGESREEGRNRKRRRSRGRRGGRDRKRIPAAEPVGPLAEMIAAEEAEAARAAEAEAAKPETGADLPEVMPAPEPVAIETVAEAAPERADIPAEETVAEAAADTPAETEADVAVANDNAEEEKSKPRKRATPDTLNLDVEPVVISEGEAEETKPKRTGWWARKGFF from the coding sequence ATGTCAAACAAGATGCTGATCGATGCCTCCCATCGGGAGGAAACCCGTGTCGTAGTCGTAAAAGGTAATCGCCTCGAAGAATTCGATTTCGAATCGGAACACAAGAAGCAGATCCGCGGCAATATCTACCTGGCCAAGGTAACGCGCGTCGAACCGTCATTGCAGGCGGCATTCGTCGACTATGGCGGAAACCGGCACGGTTTCCTGGCATTCTCCGAAATCCACCCGGATTACTACCAGATCCCGCTTGCCGACAGGCAGGCGCTGCTGGACGAGGAAGAACGCCTCGCCGAGCAGGAAGACGACGAGGCCGACAACGGCGAGAGCCGGCGCCCGCGCAAGCGGCGCGGCAACCGCAAGGGCCGCGGCAGGCGCAACGGCGCGCAGGCAGGCGTGCCCGAGGCGGAACCCGTGGCCATGGAGGCGATCCTCGCCGACTGGGAGGCCCGCCAGGCGGAGACGGATGACGACGGGAACGGCGATTCTTCCGCGACGATGGCGGCTCGGGCCGAGGCCGGCGACGACAACGTGATCTCCGAGCCGATGCCCGACGACGAGGACGAGACCTCCGCGGATGGCGATGACGACGAGGAAAACGGCAATCGCGGCCGGCGCGGACGCCGGCGCGGCAAGGCGGCGCGCGGACGCTCGCGCGACAACGAGGCCGATGCCGACGATGACGACGAGGATGACGACGAGGACGAGATCGACACCGTCGGCAGCGACGATGCGATCGAGGAAGCACGCCCGCGCCAGCGCGTCACGCGCCGCCAGTACAAGATCCAGGAAGTCATCAAGCGCCGCCAGATCATCCTGGTCCAGGTCGTCAAGGAGGAGCGCGGCAACAAGGGCGCTGCCCTGACGACATATCTGTCGCTTGCCGGCCGCTACTCGGTCCTGATGCCGAACACGGCGCGCGGCGGCGGCATCTCGCGCAAGATCACCAATGCGGCCGACCGCAAGCGGCTGAAGGAAATCGTCAAGGATCTCGAGGTGCCGAAGGGCATGGGCGTGATCCTGCGCACCGCCGGCGCGAACCGCACCAAGGCGGAAATCAAGCGCGACTACGAATACCTGATGCGCCTGTGGGACAATGTACGGGAACTGACGCTGGCCTCCACGGCACCGACCCTGGTCTACGAGGAAGGCAGCCTGATCAAGCGGTCGATCCGCGACCTCTACAACAAGGACATCAGCGAAATCCTCGTTGCGGGCGAAGACGCCTATCGCGAGGCCAAGGACTTCATGCGCATGCTGATGCCCAGTCATGCCCGCATGGTGCAGCCCTGGCGCGATCCGCAGCCGATCTTCGCCAAAACGGGGATCGAGCCGCAGCTCGACGCGCTGATCCAGCCGAATGTGCGACTGAAGTCCGGTGGCTACCTGACCATCAACCAGACCGAGGCGCTGGTCGCCATCGACGTCAACTCCGGCAAGTCCACGCGAGAGCATTCGATCGAGGATACGGCCCTGCAAACCAACCTCGAGGCGGCGGAGGAAGTCGCCCGGCAGTTGCGCCTGCGCGACCTGGCGGGCCTGATCGTCATCGACTTCATCGACATGGAAGAGAACCGCAACAATCGTGCGGTAGAGAAGAAGCTCAAGGATTGCCTGAAGAACGACCGCGCGCGCATCCAGGTCGGCCGCATCTCGCATTTCGGCCTCATGGAGATGAGCCGCCAGCGCATGCGCGCCAGCGTGCTGGAAAGCACCATGCAGCCCTGCCCCCATTGCGGCGGCACCGGCCATGTGCGTTCGCAGCAGTCGGTGGCGCTGCACGTCATCCGTTCGCTCGAGGACTACCTGATGCGCAACGGCAAGCACCACGTCCAGGTGCGCACCGACAGCGATACCGCGCTCTACATTCTCAACCACAAGCGCGACACGCTGACGGAGATGGAAGGCCGCTTCGGCCTGCGTATCGCGATCGTGGCGGATGACGATCTCGGCACCGACCTGTTCGCCATCGACAAGGGCGAGATTTCCGACCTGCCGCGCGTGGAACCGATTCGCCCCGACTACGGCGACGCCGAGGACGACGACTATGTCGTTCCCGAGATCGACGACGAGACCGAGGAAAAGCTGAAGGCCGAGGACGAAGAGGACGACGGCCGGCGCAAGAAGCGCCGCCGGCGGCGCCGCGGTCGGGGTCGCGCCGAAGGCGAGGAAACCGAGACGGAAGTGCGCGCCGAGGAAACCGACGGCGAGAGCCGCGAGGAAGGACGCAACCGCAAGCGGCGGCGCTCGCGCGGGCGGCGCGGCGGACGCGACCGCAAGCGCATCCCGGCAGCAGAGCCCGTCGGGCCGCTGGCCGAGATGATCGCCGCCGAGGAAGCGGAAGCAGCCCGGGCGGCCGAGGCGGAAGCCGCGAAGCCGGAAACCGGCGCGGATCTGCCCGAGGTCATGCCGGCACCGGAACCGGTCGCGATCGAGACCGTGGCCGAGGCAGCGCCGGAACGGGCGGATATCCCGGCGGAGGAAACCGTTGCCGAAGCTGCGGCCGACACGCCGGCGGAAACGGAAGCCGACGTGGCGGTGGCCAACGACAATGCCGAGGAAGAGAAGTCGAAGCCGCGCAAGCGCGCCACGCCGGACACGCTCAATCTCGACGTCGAGCCGGTCGTCATCTCCGAAGGCGAAGCCGAGGAGACCAAGCCGAAGCGCACCGGCTGGTGGGCCCGCAAGGGCTTCTTCTGA
- a CDS encoding N-acetylmuramoyl-L-alanine amidase: protein MRLTGLVLTAILLVFSAVAAFAAPPVALDMRVAGDDSVTRIVIEFDRPVEVSHRLLDKPWRLVLDFDKIGYGFSDDAVGKSGLISALRYGDMADNHSRVIFQTRQPFKVRTIGTRRDEQNGRYNLVIDLEVTGQEDFAAALDRLLTTSAVVNSAQKGDRLGVTRDRDRPFTIVLDPGHGGIDNGANGVSGTREKDVTLAFAQTLRDVLSRYDGAQVFMTRDSDVFVSLSDRTQFARQHQADLFISIHADYLRQHGVRGATVYTISEKASDEVAASVAANENLADSVAGIELPEDENGVSDILVDLARRETLGFSVQFARLAISDMKGFARLIKNPHRYAGFRVLKAPDVPSVLIELGYLSNPEDEKLMNEPEWRRGMAERLAEAIEKFAALSSRDLVVRAEP, encoded by the coding sequence ATGCGCCTGACAGGTCTCGTCCTGACGGCAATTCTGCTTGTTTTCTCGGCGGTTGCGGCATTTGCCGCGCCGCCGGTCGCGCTAGATATGCGGGTGGCCGGGGATGATTCGGTCACGCGAATCGTCATCGAGTTCGATCGTCCGGTCGAGGTGTCCCACCGGTTGCTCGACAAGCCGTGGCGCCTGGTTCTGGATTTCGACAAGATCGGCTACGGCTTTTCCGACGACGCTGTGGGCAAGTCGGGCCTCATATCGGCCCTGCGCTACGGCGACATGGCCGACAACCATTCCCGCGTCATCTTCCAGACCCGTCAGCCATTCAAGGTGCGCACGATCGGCACCCGCCGGGACGAGCAGAACGGCCGTTACAATCTCGTCATAGATCTCGAGGTGACGGGGCAGGAGGATTTCGCCGCCGCGCTCGATCGCCTGCTGACCACCAGCGCCGTCGTCAATTCCGCGCAGAAGGGCGACCGCCTGGGCGTCACGCGCGACCGGGACCGGCCGTTCACCATCGTTCTCGATCCTGGCCATGGCGGGATCGACAACGGCGCCAACGGAGTGTCGGGAACGCGGGAGAAGGACGTCACGCTGGCCTTCGCGCAGACGCTGCGCGACGTGTTGTCCCGCTATGACGGCGCGCAGGTCTTCATGACGCGCGATTCGGACGTCTTCGTCTCGCTGTCCGATCGCACGCAGTTCGCCCGCCAGCACCAGGCGGACCTGTTCATCTCCATCCATGCGGACTATTTGCGCCAGCACGGCGTGCGCGGCGCCACCGTCTACACGATTTCCGAGAAGGCGTCGGACGAGGTGGCCGCCAGTGTGGCGGCCAACGAGAACCTCGCGGACTCGGTCGCCGGCATCGAGTTGCCGGAGGACGAGAACGGCGTTTCGGACATCCTGGTCGATCTCGCCCGCCGCGAGACCCTGGGCTTCTCCGTCCAGTTCGCCAGGCTGGCCATTTCGGACATGAAGGGCTTTGCGCGGCTCATCAAGAATCCGCATCGCTACGCCGGTTTCCGCGTGCTCAAGGCGCCGGACGTGCCCTCGGTGCTGATCGAGCTCGGCTATCTCTCCAACCCCGAGGACGAGAAGCTGATGAACGAGCCGGAGTGGCGGCGCGGCATGGCCGAGCGACTCGCCGAGGCGATCGAGAAGTTCGCCGCGCTGTCCTCGCGCGATCTCGTGGTGCGCGCCGAACCCTAG
- a CDS encoding penicillin-binding protein 1A — protein sequence MLRLLGYFFGVGAALFLLVAVGVIIYVGDLTKDLPDYEVLARYEPPVMTRIHSADGQLMGEFATERRLFIPIQAVPDRVKAAFLSAEDKNFYQHRGVDFMALARAIVTNIENVRSGRRLVGASTITQQVAKNFLLTNDRTIDRKIREAVLAFRIEQAYSKDRILELYLNEIFFGAGSYGIAGAALTYFGKSVNELNLQEAAYLAALPKAPNNYHPFDDTEAAIARRNWIIDRMVENGYVTPEEAEVAKAAPLGVNFRRSGDYVFASEYFTEEVRKRLVDRYGRDALYEGGLSVRATLDPQLQVKARKALQHGLVQFDRKRGYRGPVATISTEGDWGVPLAEIEDMDDVPEWKLAVVLAVDDKVADLGLRPEREISGAISPDREKVRVTAETSKWAFSMRIDGKSVKAKSLADVLHVGDVVYVENKGGDEGWVLQQVPEVSGALITMDPNTGRVLAMVGGFSYSLSQFNRATQAYRQPGSAFKPFVYAAALDNGYTPASVVMDAPIQLVSGGEVWEPKNYGGGFAGPSTLRLGIERSRNLMTVRLANDMGMQLVAEYAERFGVYDDMPPLLAMSLGSGETTPLRMVSAYSVMANGGRAIEPSFIDRIQDRYGRTIYKHDQRICEGCNASQWLGQDEPQLIDNREQVLDPMTAYQITSMMEGVVQRGTATLLRDLGRPIAGKTGTTNDEKDAWFVGFTPNMVTGVYIGYDTPRPMGRGSTGGQLAAPVFKEFMSAALKDAPIADFHVPEGMTVVEIDRKTGMRAQGGADTILEAFKPGTGPADSYQVIGLDTVAVQMEEVRKISPRVEEAIQSGQGGLF from the coding sequence ATGCTTCGCTTGCTAGGTTACTTTTTCGGGGTCGGTGCCGCCCTGTTCCTTCTCGTCGCCGTCGGCGTCATCATCTATGTCGGCGACCTGACGAAGGACTTGCCGGACTACGAGGTGCTGGCGCGCTACGAGCCGCCGGTGATGACGCGCATTCATTCCGCCGACGGCCAGCTGATGGGCGAGTTCGCCACCGAGCGGCGCCTCTTCATCCCCATCCAGGCGGTTCCGGACCGGGTCAAGGCCGCGTTCCTGTCGGCCGAGGACAAGAACTTCTACCAGCACCGCGGCGTCGATTTCATGGCGCTGGCGCGGGCCATCGTCACCAATATCGAGAACGTCCGGTCCGGCCGGCGGCTTGTCGGCGCCTCGACGATCACCCAGCAGGTCGCCAAGAACTTCCTGCTGACCAACGACCGGACGATCGACCGAAAGATCCGCGAGGCCGTGCTGGCCTTCCGGATCGAGCAGGCCTATTCCAAGGACCGCATTCTCGAGCTTTACCTCAACGAGATCTTCTTCGGCGCCGGTTCCTACGGCATCGCCGGCGCGGCGCTGACCTATTTCGGCAAGTCGGTCAACGAGCTGAACCTGCAGGAGGCCGCCTATCTGGCCGCGCTGCCGAAGGCGCCGAACAACTACCATCCCTTCGACGACACCGAAGCGGCGATCGCCCGCCGCAACTGGATCATCGACCGCATGGTCGAGAACGGTTACGTGACGCCAGAAGAGGCCGAAGTCGCCAAGGCGGCCCCGCTCGGCGTCAATTTCCGCCGGTCGGGCGACTATGTCTTCGCCTCCGAGTACTTCACCGAGGAGGTGCGCAAGCGCCTCGTCGATCGCTACGGCCGGGACGCGCTTTACGAGGGCGGGCTGTCGGTGCGCGCCACGCTGGACCCGCAGTTGCAGGTCAAGGCACGCAAGGCGCTGCAGCACGGGCTGGTCCAGTTCGACCGCAAGCGGGGCTACCGCGGGCCGGTGGCCACGATCTCCACCGAGGGCGACTGGGGCGTGCCGCTTGCCGAGATCGAGGACATGGACGACGTGCCGGAATGGAAACTGGCCGTCGTGCTCGCCGTCGACGACAAGGTTGCCGATCTCGGCCTCAGGCCCGAGCGCGAGATTTCCGGCGCCATCTCGCCCGACCGCGAGAAGGTGCGCGTCACCGCCGAGACCTCGAAATGGGCCTTCTCCATGCGCATCGACGGCAAGAGCGTGAAGGCGAAATCGCTCGCCGACGTGCTGCATGTCGGCGATGTCGTCTATGTCGAGAACAAGGGCGGCGACGAGGGCTGGGTGCTGCAGCAGGTGCCGGAAGTTTCCGGCGCGCTGATCACCATGGACCCGAACACCGGCCGCGTGCTCGCCATGGTCGGCGGCTTCTCCTACTCGCTGTCGCAGTTCAACCGCGCCACGCAGGCCTATCGCCAGCCCGGTTCGGCGTTCAAGCCCTTCGTCTACGCCGCCGCGCTGGACAACGGCTACACGCCGGCCTCGGTGGTCATGGACGCGCCGATCCAGCTCGTTTCCGGGGGCGAGGTCTGGGAGCCGAAGAACTATGGCGGCGGATTCGCCGGCCCGTCGACGCTGCGCCTCGGCATCGAGCGTTCGCGCAACCTGATGACGGTGCGGCTTGCCAACGACATGGGCATGCAGCTTGTCGCGGAATATGCCGAGCGCTTCGGCGTCTATGACGACATGCCGCCGCTGCTGGCCATGTCGCTGGGGTCCGGCGAGACGACACCGCTGCGCATGGTCTCGGCCTATTCGGTCATGGCCAATGGCGGCCGCGCCATCGAGCCGTCCTTCATCGACCGCATCCAGGACCGCTACGGCCGCACCATCTACAAGCACGACCAGCGCATCTGCGAGGGCTGCAACGCCTCGCAGTGGCTCGGCCAGGACGAGCCGCAGCTGATCGACAATCGCGAACAGGTGCTCGACCCGATGACCGCCTACCAGATCACCTCCATGATGGAGGGCGTGGTGCAACGCGGCACGGCGACGCTGCTGCGCGATCTCGGCCGCCCGATCGCCGGCAAGACCGGCACCACCAACGACGAGAAGGACGCCTGGTTCGTCGGCTTCACGCCCAACATGGTCACCGGCGTCTATATCGGCTACGACACGCCGCGCCCGATGGGTCGCGGCTCCACCGGCGGCCAGCTCGCCGCGCCGGTCTTCAAGGAGTTCATGTCCGCCGCGCTCAAGGACGCGCCGATCGCCGATTTCCACGTGCCGGAGGGCATGACGGTGGTCGAGATCGACCGCAAGACCGGCATGCGCGCCCAGGGCGGTGCCGATACCATCCTCGAAGCCTTCAAGCCCGGTACCGGCCCGGCCGATTCCTACCAGGTCATCGGCCTGGACACGGTCGCCGTCCAGATGGAGGAGGTCCGCAAGATCTCGCCGCGCGTCGAGGAGGCGATACAGTCGGGGCAGGGGGGCTTGTTCTAG
- the prfB gene encoding peptide chain release factor 2 (programmed frameshift), with protein MRAETATLVDDIKQAISLLRRHLDWEQSLKRLDYLNARAEDPDLWNNADEAQKLMQERQRLEEMIAAIREFDQTLEDSVELIALGEEEGDEETVAEAEQAIRDLRSAIDKRSVEALLSGEADSNDTFVEIHSGAGGTESQDWANMLLRMYTRWAERRGFKVEVVEIQPGEEAGIKSATIQVKGHNAYGWMKTESGVHRLVRISPYDSNARRHTSFASIWVYPVIDDSIEIEVAESECRIDTYRASGAGGQHVNTTDSAVRITHIPTGIVVQCQAERSQHNNRARAWDMLRARLYEEELKKREAEANATEAAKTEIGWGHQIRSYVLQPYQLVKDLRTGVESTSPSDVLDGDLDAFMEAALAHRVHGGDGTEVEDVE; from the exons ATGCGCGCAGAAACCGCGACGCTCGTCGATGACATCAAGCAGGCCATAAGCCTGCTGAGGAGGCATCTT GACTGGGAACAGTCTCTCAAGCGCCTCGACTATCTGAACGCCCGGGCCGAGGATCCCGATCTCTGGAACAATGCCGACGAGGCGCAGAAGCTCATGCAGGAGCGCCAGCGTCTCGAGGAGATGATCGCGGCCATCCGCGAATTCGACCAGACGCTGGAGGACAGCGTCGAGCTGATCGCGCTCGGCGAGGAGGAAGGCGACGAGGAAACCGTCGCCGAGGCCGAGCAGGCCATCCGCGACCTGCGCAGCGCCATCGACAAGCGTTCCGTGGAGGCGCTGCTGTCGGGCGAGGCGGACTCCAATGACACCTTCGTGGAAATCCACTCCGGCGCCGGCGGCACGGAAAGCCAGGATTGGGCGAACATGCTGTTGCGCATGTACACCCGCTGGGCCGAGCGCCGCGGCTTCAAGGTCGAGGTGGTCGAGATCCAGCCGGGCGAGGAGGCGGGCATCAAATCCGCCACCATCCAGGTCAAGGGCCACAACGCCTATGGGTGGATGAAGACGGAATCGGGCGTGCATCGTCTCGTCCGCATCTCGCCCTACGATTCCAATGCCCGCCGGCATACGTCCTTCGCCTCGATCTGGGTCTATCCGGTGATCGATGACTCCATCGAGATCGAGGTGGCCGAGAGCGAGTGCCGCATCGACACCTATCGCGCGTCCGGCGCCGGCGGCCAGCACGTCAACACGACCGATTCGGCGGTTCGCATCACGCACATTCCGACCGGCATCGTCGTGCAGTGCCAGGCCGAGCGCTCGCAGCACAATAACCGGGCCCGTGCCTGGGACATGCTGCGCGCCCGCCTCTACGAGGAGGAACTGAAGAAGCGCGAGGCCGAGGCGAACGCGACCGAGGCGGCCAAGACCGAAATCGGCTGGGGCCACCAGATCCGGTCCTACGTCCTTCAGCCGTACCAGCTGGTGAAGGACCTGCGCACCGGCGTCGAATCGACCTCGCCGTCTGATGTGCTCGACGGCGACCTCGACGCCTTCATGGAAGCCGCGCTCGCCCACCGCGTCCATGGCGGCGACGGAACCGAGGTCGAGGACGTGGAATAG
- a CDS encoding EamA family transporter has product MQHYLNTWQFWALMAAFFAALTAIFAKVGVEGVNSNFATFLRTVVVVAALGALLWFTGQYESLANLSGRTMLFLVLSGLATGASWLCYFRALQIGKAAQVAPIDKLSVVLVAVFAALFLGERLSATGWTGVVLIGAGAILVAVG; this is encoded by the coding sequence ATGCAGCACTATCTCAACACGTGGCAGTTCTGGGCGCTCATGGCCGCCTTCTTCGCGGCGCTGACGGCCATATTCGCCAAGGTCGGTGTCGAGGGCGTCAATTCCAACTTCGCCACCTTCCTGCGCACCGTCGTCGTGGTTGCGGCCCTGGGCGCGCTGCTCTGGTTCACCGGCCAGTACGAGAGCCTGGCGAACCTGTCCGGCAGGACGATGCTGTTCCTCGTCCTGTCCGGGCTGGCGACCGGCGCATCCTGGCTCTGCTACTTCCGCGCGCTGCAGATCGGCAAGGCGGCCCAGGTCGCCCCGATCGACAAGCTCTCGGTCGTCCTGGTCGCGGTTTTCGCGGCGCTGTTTCTCGGCGAACGGCTGTCGGCGACCGGCTGGACCGGCGTCGTGCTGATCGGCGCCGGCGCGATCCTCGTCGCCGTCGGGTAG